Part of the Candidatus Moraniibacteriota bacterium genome is shown below.
CTTGCAGTCGAGATATCGGTATCGGTAATGGAAGCGGTGATACTTCCTTGGCACCATTCTCCATTGAGGGCACCGGTACAGGTGCCGGTAAACTGATGCCAGTCAGCAATACCGGGGTCATAGTAGTAGCCTTTGGTATACACGATCCTCGTCGAGTCACCGGTTTGTCCGAGAGTCGCTTGAATGGTATGGGAATCGGATGATGAGCAACTCGCATTGATGAGATTTGTGCTTGTTTGGAAGGCGTCGTATGGAGCTCCGTAACCGTTGTAGGCGGATTGGGAGAAGTTGGTAGTGGTGACAGTGTTGCAGGGGGAGAAGGTGTCGGTTCCGCCTTGGGTGAGTGGCGTATTCATATCGGTTTGAATTTCCGTCTGCGTCAATGCTTTGTTGTAGATGCGGACATCGTCCACACTCCCGTTAAAAGCGCCGCTCGTGTATTCGGCATTCCCTCCGATTCTTACGGGGAAGTTGTTGGTTGAGAGGGTTTGCGTGAAACTTGCTTGCGCGTCGATGTTTCCGTCCACGTAGAGCTTCTTGGTTGTTCCGTCATACACGATAGCAACATGATGCCACGCGTCGTTTGCGACATTCGCGGTTCCTTGGAGATCATTGGCGCTTGGAGAGAAAGAGTTGAAGTCAAGCGTATTCGTTGACGCATAACGGGTGAGACTCCAGGAAGAATCTCCTTTGGAAACGAGTGCTGCCCAGGCGCTTCCGAAAGAAGCGGTTTTCATCCAGAGGGAGACGGTGAAATTGTTGGTGAAATCGAAGTCGGATTCATTGGGGATGCTTACGTAGGAATTGGCATTTCCGGAGAAAGAGATGCCACTTCCGGTTTTGCCAGAAGACCACGTGGCATTGGAGAGCGTGCCGGTATGATTGTGTCCGGAGATATCGGAAGAGGTGGTGCCGGTTCCTTCATCGAAGTTGAGTCCGAGGAGGAGGTTTTGGGAGATGGGGGGCGGAGTGGTGACGGTGAGTACGAGAGTGGCCGTTCCGGTACCCGCCGCGTTGGTGGCGCGAATGGTGATATTAGTCGTACCGGTTGTAGAAGGAGTGCCGGAGATAACGCCGGTATTCGTATTGACGGACGCCCATGCGGGGAGTCCGGTTGCATTGTAGGAAGTCGGTGTGTTGCTTGCCGTGATTTGGTAGGAAAAGGCGGAACCGGTGGTAGCCGAAGCGGTGAGGGGGCTCGTGATAACGGGAGTGGCGAGCGGTTGGGTCTTTGCGCTTACCACATTGGTCCAACCAGAGACATTCCCTGCCGCGTCACTCGCGCGGACACGATAGCTGTAGTCGGTATTCGGGGAGAGTCCGGTATTATTCACAAATGGTGAGGTAGCGGGAGTACCGACCGTAGCAAACGAAGCGTCGGGACAGGCGGCGGGGAGACCGGTACAACGCTGGACCGTATAGCCGGTTACGCCGACATCGTCCGTGGCGGCGGTCCAGGTGACGGTAATAGAAGTAGAATTGGTGGCGTTCGCGGCGACACTCGTGCCAGTGGGCCATGCGGGAGGAGTGGTATCGCTCCCTCCAGGGGTATTTGAAATAACCACATTATCATAGTAGACACTATACGGAGACCCTCCATAAAACTGGTTCCATCCTCCAAGGCAGATATAGTCAAAATAGAGGGAATTGCTATTGTCTCGGTTGGTAATACCCGTCAATCCAATAACCTTGACATTGTCGTACCAGACCTCATAAATAGCGTTTGTCTGACTGTTGTCGTTATACTTCATATGGAGTTCCCATGTATGCCAATTACCATCCATGGCATTTATAGGACCAGGCTTGGTTCCGGTAACTGTTCCCCCACAACTGCTTGATCCCGCATAGGTTACAATTGATGCTGTGTCGCGAGTAGTTCCTGAACAGCCGTAGCTTAGTTGGTCAAATATATTGGTTTGATACGTAGTGGCTGTGGTAGTATTTGCATAGTTAGTTCCATTT
Proteins encoded:
- a CDS encoding fibronectin type III domain-containing protein; translation: MIKKPVVSRRFCLPSFKKSGLIFVFSFFLFADMSIAQAAVLFQDNFNYTDSVNNHGWSAGSTSSIAVGAGPDGSNALKIIYNCDSNSCGDRWHNWDAPANTQELDIKFNFKFDCGSGSCVGGTKFLKLFGIRNGTNYANTTTATTYQTNIFDQLSYGCSGTTRDTASIVTYAGSSSCGGTVTGTKPGPINAMDGNWHTWELHMKYNDNSQTNAIYEVWYDNVKVIGLTGITNRDNSNSLYFDYICLGGWNQFYGGSPYSVYYDNVVISNTPGGSDTTPPAWPTGTSVAANATNSTSITVTWTAATDDVGVTGYTVQRCTGLPAACPDASFATVGTPATSPFVNNTGLSPNTDYSYRVRASDAAGNVSGWTNVVSAKTQPLATPVITSPLTASATTGSAFSYQITASNTPTSYNATGLPAWASVNTNTGVISGTPSTTGTTNITIRATNAAGTGTATLVLTVTTPPPISQNLLLGLNFDEGTGTTSSDISGHNHTGTLSNATWSSGKTGSGISFSGNANSYVSIPNESDFDFTNNFTVSLWMKTASFGSAWAALVSKGDSSWSLTRYASTNTLDFNSFSPSANDLQGTANVANDAWHHVAIVYDGTTKKLYVDGNIDAQASFTQTLSTNNFPVRIGGNAEYTSGAFNGSVDDVRIYNKALTQTEIQTDMNTPLTQGGTDTFSPCNTVTTTNFSQSAYNGYGAPYDAFQTSTNLINASCSSSDSHTIQATLGQTGDSTRIVYTKGYYYDPGIADWHQFTGTCTGALNGEWCQGSITASITDTDISTASAIDPAYFVGMTCSIQGGGWKCGCRDTTCSNFYWQVQGAGL